In Sardina pilchardus chromosome 8, fSarPil1.1, whole genome shotgun sequence, a genomic segment contains:
- the pnpla7b gene encoding patatin-like phospholipase domain-containing protein 7 isoform X1, producing the protein MRSCGVMDILKSWNLVGSEMEDDTLEEDSCSIYPAVLPSGTEIRARVHRFVEEQMQATMWTGALLGATVVISVIGIIVCLLYRRRKAQQEQAGVPHYRFRKRDKVLFYGRKIMRQVQTLSSPPSNGPVSRQRTRKRTKVLSIARKFLRIRSAPPTLQPKEPPPSVLEADLTEFDVQNSHLPSEVLYMLKNVRLLGHFEKPLFLELCRHMVFVELQQGEGLFRPGDMDDSIYVVQTGRLELRIHETDGTDPVVKVVLPGDSVHSLLSILDVITGHAAPYKTVSARAAAPSTILRLPASAFISVFEKYPETLVRVVQIIMVRLQRVTFLALHNYLGLTQELFNPESQAIPLESVASVLGEAHPGRSQHRPSLTASADEMAIRDRVAAKHADPPSDTENVKHSPSNSPSSIFRKSRSLSSPADTCNSESTVEITKTFERPILKEDSSASSVPHKSVRKKSVTMQTSPSAVFHYSTNSPSGHVHHSKVNLIFQAAKKDLLKVIQLQDTSLLEGRVSLRQVKAGTLLASQGDQDVSVLFLISGTLHVYQRTIDRNEESCLFVAHPGEMVGHLAVLTGEPLIFSVRALRDCSFLSISKAHFYEIMREEPRIVLNVANTVVRRVSPFVRQIDFALDWMALEAGRAVYRQEDESDSTFIVLSGRLRSVIMKDDGKKELAGEYGRGDLIGVVEALTHQKRATTVHAVRDSELAKLPEGALNSIKRTYPQVVTRLIHLLGQKILGNMQQGNVPLAAHGLGLQTPASKWDAANPASNLCTLTILPASDDVPLSTFALELQYALMAIGPTLLLTSDTIRQQLGAAALDSVHEYRLCSWLGQQEDIHRIVLYQSDDTLTPWTQRCLRQADSIIIVGLGDGEPTVGELERMLEGSAVRAQKQLVLLHREDGPPPSGTVEWLNMRSWISRHQHLVCPRRVFSKRSLPKLREVYNRVFQKPADRHSDFSRLARVLTGNAIALVLGGGGARGCSQVGVIKAMIEAGIPIDLVGGTSIGSLMGALYAEDKSTSRMTARAREWCMEMTSMFKKILDLTYPVTSMFSGASFNNGVSAVFKGKQIEDMWLPYFNITTDITASCMRVHTDGSLWRYVRASMSLSGYLPPLCDPKDGHLLMDGGYINNLPADVARSMGAKVVIAVDVGSRDERDLTNYGDALSGWWLLWNRFNPFSQGIRVLNMAEIQTRLAYVCCVRQLESVKSSEYCEYIRPPIDRYGTLEFGKFDEIADVGYQHGKTVFSVWGRSGVVETMLKDWHQEEFHKTKNSNALTCPNASFTDLAEIVSRIEPASKQSALEADESEYQTDYDEDTMLSDWDFSEHTEDETADTGDTDEDVGIRLRRHQRANPSSFMAS; encoded by the exons aaATGGAGGATGACACATTGGAGGAGGATAGCTGCAGCATTTACCCG GCGGTGCTGCCCAGTGGAACTGAAATCCGAGCCCGGGTACATCGCTTTGTGGAGGAACAGATGCAGGCCACTATG TGGACTGGTGCTCTACTCGGTGCTACAGTGGTCATCTCCGTCATTGGCATCatcgtgtgtttactgtacagaAGACGGAAGGCTC AGCAAGAGCAAGCAGGAGTGCCTCATTATCGCTTCAGGAAAAGAGACAAAGTGCTTTTCTATGGCCGTAAGATTATGAGACAA GTGCAgactctgtcctctcctccctccaatGGTCCCGTGTCCAGGCAGCGCACTCGCAAGAGAACCAAGGTCCTCTCCATAGCACGCAA GTTCCTGCGCATCCGAAGTGCGCCCCCGACCCTTCAGCCCAAAGAGCCTCCTCCCTCGGTCCTGGAGGCTGACCTCACCGAGTTCGACGTCCAGAACTCTCACCTGCCCTCCGAGGTCCTGTACATGCTCAAGAACGTCAG GCTTCTGGGTCACTTTGAGAAGCCTCTGTTCTTGGAGCTGTGCCGCCACATGGTGTTCGTGGAGCTGCAGCAGGGCGAGGGCCTCTTCCGGCCCGGCGACATGGACGACAGCATCTACGTGGTGCAGACCGGACGCCTGGAGCTGCGCATCCACGAGACC GATGGCACAGATCCGGTGGTGAAGGTGGTCCTGCCAGGAGACAGCGTCCACAGCCTGCTCAGCATCCTGGACGTCATCACG GGTCACGCCGCCCCGTACAAAACCGTGTCCGCCCGCGCCGCTGCCCCCTCCACCATCCTGCGCCTGCCCGCGTCTGCCTTCATCTCCGTCTTTGAGAAGTACCCCGAGACTCTGGTCCGAGTCGTCCAG ATCATCATGGTGCGTCTGCAGCGGGTGACGTTCTTGGCTCTGCACAACTACCTGGGCCTGACTCAGGAGCTGTTCAACCCG GAGAGCCAGGCCATCCCGCTGGAGTCGGTGGCCAGTGTGCTTGGGGAGGCCCACCCAGGCAGGAGCCAGCACAGGCCGTCGCTGACCGCCAGCGCAGACGAGATGGCCATAAGAGACAGGGTGGCCGCCAAGCACGCAGACCCACCCAGCGACACAG AGAATGTCAAACATTCGCCATCCAACAGCCCATCTTCCATTTTCAGGAAGTCCCGCTCCCTCTCGTCCCCCGCAGACACCTGCAACTCAG aGTCAACTGTTGAAATCACCAAAACGTTTGAACGTCCCATACTAAAGGAAGATTCTTCTGCAAGTTCTGTCCCTCACAAG agcgtccGGAAGAAGAGTGTGACCATGCAGACCTCTCCCTCGGCTGTGTTCCACTACTCCACGAACAGCCCCTCAGGCCACGTCCACCACAGCAAGGTCAACCTGATCTTCCAAGCGGCAAAGAAAGATCTGCTCAAGGTCATTCAGCTCCAG GACACCAGCTTGCTGGAGGGAAGGGTGTCTCTGAGACAAGTCAAAGCAGGCACTCTGCTCGCCAGCCAGGGTGACCAG gatgtgagCGTGCTGTTCCTCATTTCGGGAACGCTGCACGTGTACCAGCGCACGATCGACCGTAACGAGGAGAGCTGCCTGTTCGTGGCGCACCCCGGGGAGATGGTGGGCCACCTGGCCGTGCTGACGGGCGAGCCGCTCATCTTCTCCGTGCGCGCCCTCCGCGACTGCAGCTTCCTCAGCATCTCCAAGGCCCACTTCTACGA GATCATGCGCGAGGAGCCGCGGATAGTTCTGAACGTGGCTAACACAGTGGTGCGCAGGGTGTCCCCCTTTGTGCGCCAGATTGACTTCGCTCTGGACTGGATGGCCTTGGAGGCCGGCAGGGCCGTCTACAG ACAGGAAGACGAGTCGGACAGCACGTTCATCGTCCTGAGCGGACGCCTGCGCTCCGTCATCATGAAGGACGACGGCAAGAAGGAGCTGGCAGGGGAGTACGGCCGCGGGGACCTCATCGGCGTG gtggAGGCGCTCACGCACCAGAAGCGGGCCACCACGGTGCACGCCGTCCGCGACTCTGAGCTGGCCAAGCTGCCTGAGGGGGCTCTCAACTCCATCAAGAGGACCTACCCACAG GTGGTGACTCGGCTCATCCACCTGCTGGGCCAGAAGATCCTGGGGAACATGCAGCAGGGCAACGTGCCCCTggcag CTCACGGTCTGGGCCTCCAGACTCCGGCCAGTAAGTGGGACGCGGCCAACCCGGCCTCCAACCTGTGCACCCTCACCATCCTGCCTGCGTCCGACGACGTGCCCCTGAGCACCTTCGCCCTGGAGCTCCAGTACGCCCTGATGGCCATAG GTCCCACGTTACTCCTCACCAGTGACACCATCAGACAGCAGCTGGGTGCTGCAGCACTGGACAG TGTGCACGAGTACCGTCTGTGCAGCTGGCTAGGCCAGCAGGAGGACATCCATCGCATCGTGCTCTACCAGTCGGACGACACTCTGACGCCCTGGACCCAGCGCTGCCTGCGGCAGGCCGACAGCATCATCATCGTGGGCCTGGGGGACGGCGAGCCCACCGTCGGGGAG ctggagCGTATGCTGGAGGGCAGCGCGGTGCGTGCCCAGAAGCAGCTGGTTCTGCTGCACCGCGAGGACGGGCCTCCGCCCAGTGGCACCGTGGAGTGGCTCAACATGAGGAGCTGGATCTCCAGGCACCAGCACCTGGTCTGCCCACGCCGCGTCTTCTCCAAGAGGAGCCTGCCCAAACTG CGGGAGGTGTACAACAGAGTGTTCCAGAAGCCGGCCGACCGCCACTCGGACTTCTCCCGGCTGGCGAGGGTTCTGACGGGCAATGCCATCGCCCTGGTGCTGGGCGGCGGAGGTGCCAG GGGCTGCTCTCAGGTCGGGGTCATCAAGGCCATGATCGAGGCTGGGATCCCCATAGACCTGGTGGGGGGCACTTCCATCGGCTCCCTCATGGGGGCGCTGTACGCCGAGGACAAGAGCACCAGTCGCATGACGGCCCGGGCCCGCGAGTGGTGTATG GAGATGACCTCCATGTTCAAGAAAATCCTCGACCTGACCTACCCAGTCACCTCCATGTTCTCAGGGGCCTCCTTCAACAACGGCGTCAGTGCCGTGTTCAAAGGCAAACAGATTGAG GACATGTGGCTGCCATACTTCAACATCACCACAGATATCACAGCCTCTTGTATGCGCGTGCATACTGATG GCTCTCTCTGGAGGTACGTCCGTGCCAGCATGTCCCTCTCTGGCTACTTGCCACCCCTCTGCGACCCCAAAGACGGCCACTTACTGATGGACGGAGGTTACATCAACAATCTGCCAG CTGATGTGGCACGCTCGATGGGCGCCAAGGTGGTGATTGCCGTCGATGTGGGGAGCCGCGACGAGAGGGACCTGACCAATTACGGTGACGCCCTGTCTGGCTGGTGGCTGCTGTGGAACCGCTTCAACCCCTTCTCACAGGGCATCAGG GTGTTGAACATGGCGGAGATCCAGACCCGTCTGGCCTACGTGTGCTGCGTGCGGCAGCTGGAGTCGGTGAAGAGCAGCGAGTACTGCGAGTACATCCGGCCGCCCATCGACCGCTACGGCACGCTGGAGTTCGGCAAGTTCGACGAGATCGCA gacgtTGGCTACCAGCACGGTAAGACGGTGTTCAGTGTGTGGGGGCggagtggtgtggtggagaCCATGCTGAAGGACTGGCACCAGGAGGAGTTCCACAAGACCAAGAACAGCAAT
- the pnpla7b gene encoding patatin-like phospholipase domain-containing protein 7 isoform X2, with the protein MEDDTLEEDSCSIYPAVLPSGTEIRARVHRFVEEQMQATMWTGALLGATVVISVIGIIVCLLYRRRKAQQEQAGVPHYRFRKRDKVLFYGRKIMRQVQTLSSPPSNGPVSRQRTRKRTKVLSIARKFLRIRSAPPTLQPKEPPPSVLEADLTEFDVQNSHLPSEVLYMLKNVRLLGHFEKPLFLELCRHMVFVELQQGEGLFRPGDMDDSIYVVQTGRLELRIHETDGTDPVVKVVLPGDSVHSLLSILDVITGHAAPYKTVSARAAAPSTILRLPASAFISVFEKYPETLVRVVQIIMVRLQRVTFLALHNYLGLTQELFNPESQAIPLESVASVLGEAHPGRSQHRPSLTASADEMAIRDRVAAKHADPPSDTENVKHSPSNSPSSIFRKSRSLSSPADTCNSESTVEITKTFERPILKEDSSASSVPHKSVRKKSVTMQTSPSAVFHYSTNSPSGHVHHSKVNLIFQAAKKDLLKVIQLQDTSLLEGRVSLRQVKAGTLLASQGDQDVSVLFLISGTLHVYQRTIDRNEESCLFVAHPGEMVGHLAVLTGEPLIFSVRALRDCSFLSISKAHFYEIMREEPRIVLNVANTVVRRVSPFVRQIDFALDWMALEAGRAVYRQEDESDSTFIVLSGRLRSVIMKDDGKKELAGEYGRGDLIGVVEALTHQKRATTVHAVRDSELAKLPEGALNSIKRTYPQVVTRLIHLLGQKILGNMQQGNVPLAAHGLGLQTPASKWDAANPASNLCTLTILPASDDVPLSTFALELQYALMAIGPTLLLTSDTIRQQLGAAALDSVHEYRLCSWLGQQEDIHRIVLYQSDDTLTPWTQRCLRQADSIIIVGLGDGEPTVGELERMLEGSAVRAQKQLVLLHREDGPPPSGTVEWLNMRSWISRHQHLVCPRRVFSKRSLPKLREVYNRVFQKPADRHSDFSRLARVLTGNAIALVLGGGGARGCSQVGVIKAMIEAGIPIDLVGGTSIGSLMGALYAEDKSTSRMTARAREWCMEMTSMFKKILDLTYPVTSMFSGASFNNGVSAVFKGKQIEDMWLPYFNITTDITASCMRVHTDGSLWRYVRASMSLSGYLPPLCDPKDGHLLMDGGYINNLPADVARSMGAKVVIAVDVGSRDERDLTNYGDALSGWWLLWNRFNPFSQGIRVLNMAEIQTRLAYVCCVRQLESVKSSEYCEYIRPPIDRYGTLEFGKFDEIADVGYQHGKTVFSVWGRSGVVETMLKDWHQEEFHKTKNSNALTCPNASFTDLAEIVSRIEPASKQSALEADESEYQTDYDEDTMLSDWDFSEHTEDETADTGDTDEDVGIRLRRHQRANPSSFMAS; encoded by the exons ATGGAGGATGACACATTGGAGGAGGATAGCTGCAGCATTTACCCG GCGGTGCTGCCCAGTGGAACTGAAATCCGAGCCCGGGTACATCGCTTTGTGGAGGAACAGATGCAGGCCACTATG TGGACTGGTGCTCTACTCGGTGCTACAGTGGTCATCTCCGTCATTGGCATCatcgtgtgtttactgtacagaAGACGGAAGGCTC AGCAAGAGCAAGCAGGAGTGCCTCATTATCGCTTCAGGAAAAGAGACAAAGTGCTTTTCTATGGCCGTAAGATTATGAGACAA GTGCAgactctgtcctctcctccctccaatGGTCCCGTGTCCAGGCAGCGCACTCGCAAGAGAACCAAGGTCCTCTCCATAGCACGCAA GTTCCTGCGCATCCGAAGTGCGCCCCCGACCCTTCAGCCCAAAGAGCCTCCTCCCTCGGTCCTGGAGGCTGACCTCACCGAGTTCGACGTCCAGAACTCTCACCTGCCCTCCGAGGTCCTGTACATGCTCAAGAACGTCAG GCTTCTGGGTCACTTTGAGAAGCCTCTGTTCTTGGAGCTGTGCCGCCACATGGTGTTCGTGGAGCTGCAGCAGGGCGAGGGCCTCTTCCGGCCCGGCGACATGGACGACAGCATCTACGTGGTGCAGACCGGACGCCTGGAGCTGCGCATCCACGAGACC GATGGCACAGATCCGGTGGTGAAGGTGGTCCTGCCAGGAGACAGCGTCCACAGCCTGCTCAGCATCCTGGACGTCATCACG GGTCACGCCGCCCCGTACAAAACCGTGTCCGCCCGCGCCGCTGCCCCCTCCACCATCCTGCGCCTGCCCGCGTCTGCCTTCATCTCCGTCTTTGAGAAGTACCCCGAGACTCTGGTCCGAGTCGTCCAG ATCATCATGGTGCGTCTGCAGCGGGTGACGTTCTTGGCTCTGCACAACTACCTGGGCCTGACTCAGGAGCTGTTCAACCCG GAGAGCCAGGCCATCCCGCTGGAGTCGGTGGCCAGTGTGCTTGGGGAGGCCCACCCAGGCAGGAGCCAGCACAGGCCGTCGCTGACCGCCAGCGCAGACGAGATGGCCATAAGAGACAGGGTGGCCGCCAAGCACGCAGACCCACCCAGCGACACAG AGAATGTCAAACATTCGCCATCCAACAGCCCATCTTCCATTTTCAGGAAGTCCCGCTCCCTCTCGTCCCCCGCAGACACCTGCAACTCAG aGTCAACTGTTGAAATCACCAAAACGTTTGAACGTCCCATACTAAAGGAAGATTCTTCTGCAAGTTCTGTCCCTCACAAG agcgtccGGAAGAAGAGTGTGACCATGCAGACCTCTCCCTCGGCTGTGTTCCACTACTCCACGAACAGCCCCTCAGGCCACGTCCACCACAGCAAGGTCAACCTGATCTTCCAAGCGGCAAAGAAAGATCTGCTCAAGGTCATTCAGCTCCAG GACACCAGCTTGCTGGAGGGAAGGGTGTCTCTGAGACAAGTCAAAGCAGGCACTCTGCTCGCCAGCCAGGGTGACCAG gatgtgagCGTGCTGTTCCTCATTTCGGGAACGCTGCACGTGTACCAGCGCACGATCGACCGTAACGAGGAGAGCTGCCTGTTCGTGGCGCACCCCGGGGAGATGGTGGGCCACCTGGCCGTGCTGACGGGCGAGCCGCTCATCTTCTCCGTGCGCGCCCTCCGCGACTGCAGCTTCCTCAGCATCTCCAAGGCCCACTTCTACGA GATCATGCGCGAGGAGCCGCGGATAGTTCTGAACGTGGCTAACACAGTGGTGCGCAGGGTGTCCCCCTTTGTGCGCCAGATTGACTTCGCTCTGGACTGGATGGCCTTGGAGGCCGGCAGGGCCGTCTACAG ACAGGAAGACGAGTCGGACAGCACGTTCATCGTCCTGAGCGGACGCCTGCGCTCCGTCATCATGAAGGACGACGGCAAGAAGGAGCTGGCAGGGGAGTACGGCCGCGGGGACCTCATCGGCGTG gtggAGGCGCTCACGCACCAGAAGCGGGCCACCACGGTGCACGCCGTCCGCGACTCTGAGCTGGCCAAGCTGCCTGAGGGGGCTCTCAACTCCATCAAGAGGACCTACCCACAG GTGGTGACTCGGCTCATCCACCTGCTGGGCCAGAAGATCCTGGGGAACATGCAGCAGGGCAACGTGCCCCTggcag CTCACGGTCTGGGCCTCCAGACTCCGGCCAGTAAGTGGGACGCGGCCAACCCGGCCTCCAACCTGTGCACCCTCACCATCCTGCCTGCGTCCGACGACGTGCCCCTGAGCACCTTCGCCCTGGAGCTCCAGTACGCCCTGATGGCCATAG GTCCCACGTTACTCCTCACCAGTGACACCATCAGACAGCAGCTGGGTGCTGCAGCACTGGACAG TGTGCACGAGTACCGTCTGTGCAGCTGGCTAGGCCAGCAGGAGGACATCCATCGCATCGTGCTCTACCAGTCGGACGACACTCTGACGCCCTGGACCCAGCGCTGCCTGCGGCAGGCCGACAGCATCATCATCGTGGGCCTGGGGGACGGCGAGCCCACCGTCGGGGAG ctggagCGTATGCTGGAGGGCAGCGCGGTGCGTGCCCAGAAGCAGCTGGTTCTGCTGCACCGCGAGGACGGGCCTCCGCCCAGTGGCACCGTGGAGTGGCTCAACATGAGGAGCTGGATCTCCAGGCACCAGCACCTGGTCTGCCCACGCCGCGTCTTCTCCAAGAGGAGCCTGCCCAAACTG CGGGAGGTGTACAACAGAGTGTTCCAGAAGCCGGCCGACCGCCACTCGGACTTCTCCCGGCTGGCGAGGGTTCTGACGGGCAATGCCATCGCCCTGGTGCTGGGCGGCGGAGGTGCCAG GGGCTGCTCTCAGGTCGGGGTCATCAAGGCCATGATCGAGGCTGGGATCCCCATAGACCTGGTGGGGGGCACTTCCATCGGCTCCCTCATGGGGGCGCTGTACGCCGAGGACAAGAGCACCAGTCGCATGACGGCCCGGGCCCGCGAGTGGTGTATG GAGATGACCTCCATGTTCAAGAAAATCCTCGACCTGACCTACCCAGTCACCTCCATGTTCTCAGGGGCCTCCTTCAACAACGGCGTCAGTGCCGTGTTCAAAGGCAAACAGATTGAG GACATGTGGCTGCCATACTTCAACATCACCACAGATATCACAGCCTCTTGTATGCGCGTGCATACTGATG GCTCTCTCTGGAGGTACGTCCGTGCCAGCATGTCCCTCTCTGGCTACTTGCCACCCCTCTGCGACCCCAAAGACGGCCACTTACTGATGGACGGAGGTTACATCAACAATCTGCCAG CTGATGTGGCACGCTCGATGGGCGCCAAGGTGGTGATTGCCGTCGATGTGGGGAGCCGCGACGAGAGGGACCTGACCAATTACGGTGACGCCCTGTCTGGCTGGTGGCTGCTGTGGAACCGCTTCAACCCCTTCTCACAGGGCATCAGG GTGTTGAACATGGCGGAGATCCAGACCCGTCTGGCCTACGTGTGCTGCGTGCGGCAGCTGGAGTCGGTGAAGAGCAGCGAGTACTGCGAGTACATCCGGCCGCCCATCGACCGCTACGGCACGCTGGAGTTCGGCAAGTTCGACGAGATCGCA gacgtTGGCTACCAGCACGGTAAGACGGTGTTCAGTGTGTGGGGGCggagtggtgtggtggagaCCATGCTGAAGGACTGGCACCAGGAGGAGTTCCACAAGACCAAGAACAGCAAT